A stretch of the Papaver somniferum cultivar HN1 chromosome 6, ASM357369v1, whole genome shotgun sequence genome encodes the following:
- the LOC113290562 gene encoding probable carboxylesterase 2, whose translation MENNEIVYEYKPFLRVYKDGRKERILVKKCIPPSMEDPKTGVSSKDVIITPEVGVSSRIYLPKFTKQQKQINKRFPLLLYFHGGAFCVHSPSSPLYHNYISSLVAEANVVVLSVGFRLVPEHHLPVAYDDSWEAIVWVLSHSTGHGSESWLNNYVDFNRVFMGGDSAGANISHNMAMRLAGTHHQMQVSLIGFQFYGVVLIHPYFWDEKPIGSEEKDMYKKIKMDKLWPNICPSSTGYDDLLINPYKDPNLSSLGCKKVLVCVAEKDLFRDRGWLYFETLRNSEWNGVVEIVESQGEDHVFHLLKPDSEKAMKMKESVISFLNHQQQIPSRI comes from the coding sequence atggaAAACAACGAAATTGTTTATGAATATAAACCATTTTTAAGAGTATACAAAGATGGTCGAAAAGAGAGGATACTGGTCAAAAAATGTATTCCACCTTCTATGGAAGATCCAAAGACAGGTGTTTCATCAAAAGATGTTATTATTACACCTGAAGTTGGCGTTTCTTCAAGAATCTATCTCCCGAAGTTCaccaaacaacaaaaacagatcaATAAAAGGTTTCCACTTCTCCTTTACTTCCATGGAGGAGCTTTTTGTGTGCATAGTCCTTCCTCGCCACTCTACCATAACTATATTAGTTCTTTAGTTGCCGAGGCCAATGTGGTTGTCCTATCTGTAGGTTTTAGACTAGTACCTGAACACCATCTTCCTGTTGCCTATGACGATTCATGGGAAGCCATAGTATGGGTACTTTCTCACTCTACAGGACACGGTTCTGAGAGCTGGTTGAACAACTATGTCGACTTCAACCGAGTTTTCATGGGTGGCGATAGTGCGGGTGCTAACATCTCGCACAACATGGCTATGCGGCTGGCTGGAACTCATCACCAAATGCAAGTGTCACTAATCGGTTTTCAGTTTTATGGAGTTGTTTTAATTCATCCTTACTTTTGGGATGAGAAACCCATTGGTTCTGAGGAGAAAGATATGTATAAGAAGATAAAAATGGACAAACTCTGGCCTAATATTTGTCCATCATCGACTGGTTATGATGACCTACTTATCAACCCCTACAAAGACCCCAACCTTTCAAGCTTAGGATGCAAAAAGGTACTAGTTTGTGTTGCAGAGAAAGACTTGTTCAGGGACAGAGGATGGTTGTACTTTGAAACGTTAAGAAATAGTGAATGGAATGgtgtggttgagattgtggagtcACAAGGGGAAGATCATGTGTTTCATCTGCTGAAACCTGATTCTGAAAAGGCGATGAAGATGAAGGAATCAGTGATTTCTTTCCTCAATCATCAACAGCAGATTCCTAGTCGGATCTAA